The following DNA comes from Anopheles coustani chromosome 2, idAnoCousDA_361_x.2, whole genome shotgun sequence.
TCGATTAATTGGGCGCACTTGCTGTACCGGTCCCATTGCGAACTGTTGATAGTAATCAGAAATGGCAGATATTTCACACGCCTgaaaatgaaactttcagcAGCGAAAAGgaacttttcttttcactacAAAACACGCAGCAGATTGTTGTACGATTGACGCTTTATGATTTGTTGAAATGGCTGACAGGATCAAGGTGAATACAGCACTAACTAATCGAGAACAAGATTACTAGAACTGGTAACCTTGATCGAGAGGTGATTTCTTTGCTCACTGTGACCATCACATAGCAAGGTATTGTGAGCACCCTGTGAGTCGTCGAGAAATGTATCAAATACGATGAAGCTTTCTaagcaaaatattttgttttcgatgacaaatcaaaacaatcgatGAAACTCAGTTCGCTTGCAACAACAGGGAAAATTGGCATCGTGAAACTATTAGGTACGTAGTTTTACTgtattttttcagttttgaagtACTTTTCATCACAAACTCCAGACCTTGTGGTGCATTCTATAATAATTCTTACCTATTCTGTTCACTTGAATACGGTGCAGCGTATTGTCGCAACATGAAAGCCCGAGGCCAACATTGATAACGGAATACTGCATTGAAGAAGTACACAAGGTCAATAAGAAAACACCACTAGACGAAATCAATAGTTCCCAGACTGTGACGAGCAgacatttgtaaaaaaatctcGTTCGTGTCCAAGAGATAGCGTGTTGTGAGTGTTAATACGTCCCATAAAAACGTGCATTTAATACGGCCCGCGATCCGCTGGCTTGTGCGCCGTAGTTGATGAGTACTATCAAATACTGGTTGTTGGTAGCTTTCCGGCTGTTTACGCATTTTTTCATTTGACAATTTAACCGCATCGGGCAGCTAACGCTCGCTAGTGCCGCAACAGCTACTAGCAGCTCCAGCTTCTCGGCAGTCGTTTCCACCAGCAGTAACGCTCGTGATTGTCCATCGGTGGAGGTGGTTTGCGAATCGCATCATCAATCTCAGCAGCTACAGCACCATCACCATAGCACCAATCACCCGGAGCGGTGCAGAGTGAACTGTGATAAGAGCGCCATTGCAGGAAGTAAAATGCTAGATCTCGATCGTCATCCGCTGCCGGATCAGCTTGGCTATCTGGTTCTGTCCGAAGATGGGTCCGTACACGCTTCGGGCGGCGAGTTGGAGAATGATGAACGTAGTGCAAATATCATCAGCAATTTGCTGACTCTCACCGAGAGGTAAGAATGATTGAGAATGATACCCAACAAAAACTGTACCTCAACGATGTTCCTTTCAGTGTGGATCCAGCCAACTTCAAAGCGCGCTCTTGCCGGAAAATATCAATCGTGTTCACCGACCATAGTTACACCATATGCCTTTCAAACAAGCGTATCTACGTGATCAAGAAGCGAAATCGGGTAGACGCGAATACCAACAACGGCATGGAACCGGATAATCATTCAATTATTGCATAATTCTTTACGCAAATATCGGAATAAAGTAAATGATCGAATGCTTTTGAGGAGATTTACAATCTAATTAACAGTTTGTATTTACTATCGCACTGTCTCAGTGGAACGGTTCATTGCTATGGTAAGTTATAGTAGAAATTGTGCAACACTTTGATAGTATGCTTGTTGTAATTGTTGCTGTAATTCTTTTTGGCTCATCCATTGATATTTTAGCTTACTATCTGCAATATTCCCACTGCCTTGCTTAAGCACGCTGCGGAAAAAGAACACTTTTGCACCAACCGTTTCAGTTCGCGAAGATGATGGATATTTGTACTTGTAGAAGCCGACCGGAGCGTTGCCATAGAAAGTGACCTGAAGTGCATCGCCACAGTGCTCTTTCAGGGTACGCTCTGCTGTTTGTCGCATTGATTCGCCAGCCTTATGCCGGCCTTGGGGCAGCAGGTAATGGCTTTTATTTCCCAGCTTTTGCTCTACCAGCAGAACGAGGGTTTCTTCCAGTTTGCGATCGAGTGAGCGGATATCATTTTTCTTATCAGCTTCCGTCGTCCGGGGAGCTGGATAAAACTTTGCTAATTCATCATTGTAAGCATCTTCAAGATCCTGAGCGGTTTGCTTCAGTGCCTCAGAATCGAGGTCGATTTTGCCGGCTTTGAGCAGTTCCAGCTGACGCTTTTCAGTTTCTTTCCGTAACTCATGATTGGATTTCAAGCTTTTCTCCAATTCGATCTGATCAAGCA
Coding sequences within:
- the LOC131263673 gene encoding ragulator complex protein LAMTOR4 homolog, coding for MLDLDRHPLPDQLGYLVLSEDGSVHASGGELENDERSANIISNLLTLTESVDPANFKARSCRKISIVFTDHSYTICLSNKRIYVIKKRNRVDANTNNGMEPDNHSIIA
- the LOC131263670 gene encoding large ribosomal subunit protein mL46; this translates as MRFLVNPVATQVARLLVSRSFSAQVNAATPQSEQKWDLYAGVLVERLPIVTKTLEPLETKFKAMLDQIELEKSLKSNHELRKETEKRQLELLKAGKIDLDSEALKQTAQDLEDAYNDELAKFYPAPRTTEADKKNDIRSLDRKLEETLVLLVEQKLGNKSHYLLPQGRHKAGESMRQTAERTLKEHCGDALQVTFYGNAPVGFYKYKYPSSSRTETVGAKVFFFRSVLKQGSGNIADSKLKYQWMSQKELQQQLQQAYYQSVAQFLL